The genomic window GAGGTGCATAACTCAAGGACTCGCTTGTTTCATCACAAGCCGTTACAGCCCAAATCTCATTATCATTCCGCTCGCAAAGAATAGCCGGGTATACCAACGTTCTCGAGTCAACATTTCCAGCAGCACAAAGAACAACTGACGTCCTACTGATCTCAGACAGTAATCCAGTGACTTCTTTCCAACAGTCGTGATCGGTGTGCACTTCAGGAGTAAGATCTGCCTCTGAAAATGAAATGTCATTTTCGTTCTGCTCCAATGGCCAAGTACCGTCGTTGGGCGAAGTCAGCGGTCCCAAGTCCACCGCGTCAGCCCAAGCTGCGGCAATCACCACCACATCTGGTTTGAGAGCTTCAACGTACCTCAATGCACCCAACACCATGTCTGGGTAGGGAGCGGCTGTCAGACTCACAGGCACGATTTTTGCGAACGGGTTAATGCCTGCATACGCAAGGTGAACGGTGTTTTCTACTGGGCCTTGAACGCTAGCACCTAAAGAGGCGGGTTTTTCGACCGTCGCATCAGAAGGCGTCGCGGCAATCAATCCCGCAACAGCCGTACCGTGTGCGCCTGGAACGTACTTTGCGAAATTTCTCCTCTTAGCCGCATCGGTAGGCTCGGTCCTGGAGAGGGAAGCAGTGTCGGGCGTTGGATCAAGAAGATCACTAAGAATACTAGCCGAGGCCTTGGTATTGACTTTAGCCCAACTCGTTCGGTCCAGCCCTTTGATCTGGGCTTCTGTCAACTTCCCCGTCGTCTGATCAGTTGGTTCTTTGATCAACTTCACACGTTCGTTAAAGTCAGAATCGCTCAACAAATAGGCTGGAACTGGAAAAACACCCTCATTGAGCACAGAGAAGTCCCTCATCCGCGCTTTGTCGATGCTGTTCAATAGGTTCGGGTGAGTGGCGTCCAGAGGTGTATCCATAACGACTACGACTGGCCGACGTACATCGTTTTGGACTTTAGCCTCTGCCGTGTCCCAGGCCTCAGAGGCGAAGGTCTCTAGACTTGAGACCACTTTTAAGTCTTTGAGAAACCAGCGAGCATCAAATTCAGGTCGCTGATTCCGGCCTTCTGTTCCCTCAGCCACTGCGGCAGCTCTTGCAGCTGCGTTGTTCTGGTCAGACATCATGGCCTCCTTTAATACCACTCGCGGCGAACGCGAAGAATTTGTTCTTCCAAGATTTTTTCCATAACTGGGGCGCACAGCCGCGCTAGTCGCTGACCCGCTTTCGTGTCAGAGCGAATGTGTAGGCCGGCATACTCTCGGTTCAATCCGACTTGACCGGCGGCTCGATAAAGGGCCAGAAGACCTGAATGCTCAGGCACAGCACGAGCAAACACCTCCGCGATTAGATATGACTGAAATGCGTGGTTAGAGGGATAACTATAGAAAGCCGGCACTGGCAGATAAGGCTCAATATTCGGATTGATGACGTGAGGCCTTTGGGCTTCGAAGCGTTCCTTGTAATAGAGCCCAATCACGTTTCCAAGCCACAGTATCATCTGAAACAGAACAGCTGTCTCGGAGTTTGGAGCCGAAACATCTGTTCCAAGTGGCGTCATGTAAGCGCTGATGTCGTTGGTCGCTTCAACTTCTATGCGTGAACGACGCCAAGCGCTTTCACCGCGCCTCAGCACTTCTTGCTTCTTCAAGACATCCAGCGTTTCAAGGAACTGGTCTTCGGGAGAACGGGGTTTTTCAAGAAAGCCGTCTACGTCGAATTTGTCCCAGCGAAATTCTTCGCGAAGATCATACAAGCGACCAAGTTCCACCCAGGGGGGCAAAATTTGGGGCCACTCCAATAGTGCGCTTCCAAATGCAGATGTTGAGTTTGAAGACACTCCGGCATTCTTGTGCAATCCCTTGTGGAGACTTTTATGCAATCCTTTATGCAGACCTTTGTGAAGGCCTTTGTGGAGGGAAACGCCTTTGTGCAGCCGACCTCCTAGCGAAATCGAAGCTGATCTACCCCCGAAATCATAACTTGAAGCCGTGGAAGTGAGAGCTCTAGTGAAGGTATCCCAGAGCTGTGGGGGTTCGATGCCTGATACGACGTCTCGAAAGTCTCTTGGCTGACCACCAGGTTTAGTATTGAGACTCTGAAACTCCGATAAGGTGCGGCTGATAACCTCTTCAGACATTACCGCTTTTTCATCACTTCTGAATCTCAGAAAACCAAGCGGATCGTTTTGCTCGTTGGGTTCTGAAGATATCAGGTCGTTTCGAACGACCAGCCGAGCCTTTCGTAACTCTCTAGAAACACTGTTTTCACCCACCTTACTTCACCCTCCAGTCTGAACTTCATATTAGGCTATGCCGTTGCAGCGTTATCGATACGTTATTTGCAAAAACAGGATCGCTTCGCTTCAACAGCCCCTCGACCCAGGCATCCAGGTCAAAGTCTGGCCTGAGCTTTAGGATGCTCCTCTTCATTAGCCTGGCATTGTCCGCGCTGTTGGTCATGGCAAAACCAATCATCGCATAGCGCAACGCACCAACGAATCTAGGCTTCTTGACTAAAGACGCATTCGACAAGCGAAGTGACTGTCTATAGTCCCCACCAGCCAGGGCGATCATCGAACCTGTAATATCGTAGCTATACCGCCAAGAACTATTGGCACTAAGATCGACGCATCTACTGTGGGCGTCACGTGCAGCGGACAAGTTGCCTTGAGAAAGGTGGAGCACTGCAAGATGATCCAGATTTATTGCGAGGTTCGGAGCATGCTTCCGCGCTCTTTCGAGAATATTCGTGCTTAGATTGTTGTCTGAACAAAGCATATGAGCGGCATAACCGATCAAGCTCTCGCACAAAGGACGCAACGAATAATTTAGAGGAACCTTGGATAGTATTCGGACAAGGTCGGAAGCTTCGTAGGTAGATGCCGGGTCGAAGCCCTCATGCTCTTTAAATATTTGAACAAAGACCTTTGCACTTTCCAAAGCCGGGCTATCGCTGTGTGCTAGCAATCGGTCGACCTCATGTTCGGTGGCTGTGACAGCCGCCGAATCAAGTGAGAACAGCGACGATAGAACTGCCCATGGCAAAAGATTGGCGTCGCAATCGGCATTCGACAGAAATAGGAACTCATCCAAAATCTTTTCAGCGATGCTCAACAGACTCATCGCTGTTGTCTCTTCCTGCATGACAACTGGAGGAAAGGCTGCAACAACCCTACCACTTCGCGGAGCTTTCAGCTCTAGTCGCAGAACGAGCTCTCTATTCTGTTTAGCTACAATCGGCTTTAAGACTAGAGTTCGAGCGCTGCTTTCAGGCAGGTCCAAATCGCCGACTTTGACGGTAAGACCTCGCAGGTCAAAAATTGACATTGGTGCCATACTGGCCAAATGGCCTAATAGCGCTTCGAGGGCGGCTGCTGAGTAAATTTCTCCTCTTGAGTCATTCGTTCTAAACTCGACTGGCAAAACGCCAAGCGATGTCTGATGCAGACGATCGACAACCGGTCGTTTGCTACGTTGGTTTTGTGCGTCGGTTTTACTACTAAGTCCTTTGGCATGCGGACCCGATCTCTGCTCCCGAAGCCATTCTTCGAAGGATTCAGCCCCACCTAATGAAAGATCCATGCCTTCCAGGAAGGTCTCTGCATCGCCAGTTCGATCGACCGTCCAACTGCCTTCCGCCAGGGAAATATAGTTCTTGCTAGATACGATGACTTCTTCACCAATGGTTTGAAAATCCCGGCGAAGCTGAAAGACTGCTGATCTCAAACTTCCGGCAGCTCTCCTTTGGTCCGCGAGTCCCCAGAAAAGCTCTTGCAACCGTGCACGGGAAACAGTCATCCCATCCGCAGCCGCCAACACAGCTAGCAGAGCGCATCTTAACATGCTGTCCGGGGTCACATCTTCGCCTGACATCAAAGACACGCGAAGAGGACCGGTCAGCCGGACTAGTAACCGTACTGGAGCCTTTCCCCCCACAAACTAACCCATCCCCCTTAAATGCTGTCATAGTCAGGTTGGCATAAAGGTGTTCTTCAAGCAATTTTTGGGATTGATTCTACAGGTTCCTCTGCAATTCGTTTCCTCTGTCGAGCGGTTATTCATCACTCGGACAGGGCCCTGATTTCGATTGCTCCAATGAAATTTAAGATAAGATCAGCGCCAGGAATTAGACTTTTTCAATAAATAACAAGCAGTTAATTTTAGCTAACGCAGAACTAACGCAGCGATTGAGAGGAATGATCCTACACCTTGCATGGAGCATTCCAAAAATTGGTACTCGTATCGATCCGGCACTTTGCAACAGTCAGTTTGCTCAACTTCGTCCTGTGCTGCGGATTCGAACTGGGAGTTTTTAGCAAGGTTTCGAGATGCGCCACTTCTTGCCGGCGTACATTTTGGCGGCATTCGGCCGTTCTCGAGCAACTTCAAAGTTCGTCTATTTTGCGAGGAAACCCATGAAATTCAATGATCCAAACCGCGATCCGCGCAGTGTCCGCAATGCAGCAACTGAACTGTCTACCGAAGCTCCGCTAGGCGATCATCTATCGAATGATGATGAGCAAAAACCTTACCTCTTCAGCTTCACCAAGGGCCTTGGTCACGGCTTGAACGGCCTGTTGAGTTCACCTCAAGAATTCGAGCAATTCACAGCCGGAACCCAAACGCATGAACCGACTGCCTTCGCCGATACGGTTCCCTATCGCGGTGACTTCCCCGGCGCTGATCTCTCCTCACTTCCTGTCAAACAGGATCACTTCCGACGGTGGGAAAGTCCAACGGCTGGCCACGCATACGTAATGGAAGGCCCGGACCCGTATGCAGTGACTATGCCACCGGCTCCTGAAGTGGGTTCGGCAGAGTTTGGCGCCGAAATGGCGGAAGTCTATCAAATGGCTCTGAGCCGGGACTGGGCGGTCGCGTCGTTCATGGATGAAAGTTTGATCCAGGGCCTCAAAGATTCTCAAGGAAATGATGTTTCCGACGCCTGCAGAAAACGAATTTCAAAAGACAATGAGAAAGTCGCTGATGCTGCCAAAAGGCTAAGCGAAATGCGTTGGTTCATGGGAACCGCAGACGACAACCAATCAACATTGCACAAACAACGACGTAGGCATGGCAAGCCACAATCCGCCGACAACATCTTCCGCGGAGCAGGGGAGGATAGCTGGTCAACTCCGTTCTTGTCGCAGTTCATGGTTATGGGTTCCGGTGGTGCATCCAGAGACTTGGAACGTCGCCTCAAAGGCAAGATCCAATATGGTGCGCAGAGGATCCCGCAAGAGGTTCGTGTCGCCAAACCGGGCAAAGACTACATGACAGGATGGCAGGATTGGCTGAATGTTCAAAATGGCCTTAATGCCAGGGCCACTCTTCCCGGCGCAGGTGATGATGCAGAATTTGTCGATGATGCCTATCGTCCGATGGCACGTCTTAGGGATCTAGCCACCTACGTTCACGACGACGCATTGTATCAAGCATATCTAAACGCGGCCTTGATCATGCTTGACGAGCGCTTCGACCTAGATCTGGGCATTCCGTATCATGGTAATGCCAAAAGGAAGTTCCCTTTCCCAGGAGCAATGCCTGGCGATAACAACCGAACGCCTTTCGCCTTATTCGGGCCGCCGCATCTGCTGACGCTTGTGACTGAGGTGTCCAGCCGGGCGCTCAAAGCCGTTCGACTTCAAAAGTTCTCGGTCCATCGACGTCTACGTCCGGAAGCTGCCGGCGCTTTGTTCCATACAGTTTACTCAGGCTACGAGCCTCATTGGGACGATCCGAACAGTCAGCCTTATGGTGCTAATGGCGACATGGATGAGGAGCGCGCCCGTGAGATGTTGGCTCAAACGGTAGCCGCCTACACGTTCCCTCAAGATGCTACAGTGCAGGGTTCGGAGCCGGTCTTAGAAGATATTCTGACCGATATCCGCAAGCACAATGAAGAGCAGAACGGGTCGGCACTCAAGAACTCTTGGTTGCTCCCGATGGCGTTTCCTGAAGGCTCTCCGATGCATCCTGCCTATGGGGCAGGGCATGCCACTGTCGCTGGTGCCTGTGTGACGCTACTCAAAGCATTCTTTGCGATGAAAAAGAAGGATGGAACGCCCGTCTATGTTGTTGAGCTAGGAGAGGCGGCGCTTGTCCCCGATTGTGGGACAAAGCCCGAGGACCCGACTATCGATCTTCTTGCAGTTCAGATTGACAATGGGCTGACGTTGGAAGGTGAGCTGAACAAGTTGATGTGGAACATCTCAAACGGACGCAATGTCGCGGGTGTGCACTACTACACCGACTATATCGAAAGCGCGCTACTCGGTGAAGCAATCACCATCGGGATCCTTCGCGAACAGATGCTTGCTTACCATCCTGATGAGCAGGTTGAGATGACTGTGCCATTGATTGTTCCCCGGACGCTTCCCGCTTCTCTTCTCAGCGGACAAACGCTGCTTACTGAAGCAGACATCGTGAGCGCTGTGAAAATCAACAGCGACGGCAGCCTTTCGGCGGCCTGATGCAGTCGCCGTCGAGCCAGACCCTCCCTTCTGGCTCGACGGCTCCCAAGGCAAAATCAATTTCCCGCGGTGAAGCCCATCATCTGATGGACGACTTGGAGCCCAACTGATGTCACTTTCTGCTATTTTAACCAACTGCGACAATCCCGAAGCCTCAGCGGAATTCTTGGTATTCCCCGTGAGTGAGAACACCCGAACGTTTGGGAACGGAGACGCGCGCTTCGTTCATTTGAACAGCTTTGGTGAACCCGCCGCAGGCGCCTCCAGAATACTCATTCAAGTCAGAAAACGCTCTGAATTCGGTTTCATTTGTCGCTTGGCAACAATCACTGAGTCTGTTGGCTTCAGTGACGTTGATTTGCCAAATGCGCGAAGCTCCTTTGATCCCGATATTGGCTTGAGGGTCCAGGTGCCCGTCCGAGCTTTCGATGGAGAAGCCTTCCGTGATTACATTCTGAACACTTTGATCCACTTTGGCGACGAAACGATCGAAGTCGCTCTGCAATCTTAGCGGGCGGCCACCGTAGGCGCAGTCCACACTCAAATCCCGACTTAAGGAGACACGGATGCAAACCAGTTCAAAAATCGTAGCTTCCATGCTTGGTGCGGTCGTCTTGATCGGTGTGTGGCAGGCGCAAAACACTGAACTTCTTACGCTTGTTTCAGATGAGACGATAATTGCTGGGGCTGCAAACATAATCCTAGTCTACTTCGTTCTAGCTCTCTTGATTGAACGAGCTTGCGAGGTAGCCATGGACTTGATGACAGCCTCGGGGATTGTTCCCCCCAAAGGCGCATCAACCAGCGACGCAATCGTGTCTGGACGGCGAATGGTATCGGCGTTTGTCTGTCTGGTTTTCGCCATCGTGATTTCTCTCGCGGGATTGCGCCTCGTGGAGATGATCTTGGAAGTTGCTACGTCGAGTGACATCGCATCAGCGGATTACTTCACGGTGGTCGACGCGCTGGGCTTTGTTGCACAAATCGTGTGCTGTACGTTCTTCCCCTTCCCCCAGACGGATTTAGCCTACTGGCTCAGTGACGTGTATGCCAAGAGCAGTGTAGCGGTTGAGGACGGCGATACGGACCTGGATCTCTGCGACCTGCCTATCGAAGTCTCTCGCCATCAACGATTGACCGAGTAGTTTCATACAGTGCATTTTGGTTTCGACGCGACTTCGGCGGTGATATCCACTCCCGCGTCGCCAAAGGGTCCGGCCCAAATATCGTTGTGCACTGACCGCCTCGTTTCGGGCAATCGCTCCGTCACTCGTCCACTGCCCGGCAGTGCATGCCAGCATGCACGAGAGGGGGATTCCAGGGCTTTGCATTTTTACGCGGCGGGATCACCGCATGGGCATCTCGCGCCGCAATCGCTTCGTGGCATTTACGGGTGTCATACGCTCCATCAGCGGTGACGCTACCGATGTCTTGATCGGGAGGGATTTGGTCCAGAAGTTCGGGTAGCATGGGAGCATCGCCGATGTTGCTGCTGGTGACTTCGACCGCACGAACTTCCAGCGTTTTCTCGTCGATGCCTATGTGTATCTTACGCCTACCTCTCGGGACATTGCTGCGCAATGCCCTGCCGGTCAGTGGATGCGGCGTTTGGGGCCGCCATGCTTGCGGGCATTCCACTCGCCTTCACCTTCTGCTTTGATCCCTGTGCTATCGATGAGGAGGTTCAGGGGGCCTTTGGAACCGCGATACGGCAAGCTCACGTTCAGTGTTCGCTGGCGACGGCATAAGGTGCTGAAGTCCGGCACTGCCCAGTCCAATCCGACCAACCGCAATAGGCTCTGGACGAACCCAGTTGTTTGACGGAGCGGCATGCCAAACAGGACCTTCAGCGTGAGGCAAGTCTGAATGGCGGCGTCACTGAATTGCTGCTGCCGACCTCGCTTGCCGCTTGGCGGTGGCGTCCAAATCATCTCAGGGTCAAACCAGATCGATAACGAACCGCGTCGTTTCAAACTGTCATTGTAAGACGACCAGTTCTTGGTCTTGTATCTCGTGGGGGCCCAGTTGCTCATGCCCTTGAGCTATCACGCTGGATCCATGCAGTGAATCCCATCAGCCGATTTGTGCAACAAAGCCGACGCGCTGCTAACGTCTCTAATCCTGGCTGGAGGTTCTGATGGAATCCACCAGATCATGCGGTCGCTGCTCGGCGACAAAACACCGATACCAAACAACTAGAGAATGAAAGGGATATCATATGCTTATCGGGCGCGGAACTTTTTCGCCAGGAGTTGGTCATGAAATGCGCGGGACCTTTACGTTAACGCAGCAGTCCAAAGGGATTCTTATGGTCACAAGTACAGATTTCTTTTTTGATGGTTCACCAGCTCCAGGTTGGGCCTTGTCGCTGGGAGTCCCAGAAGACGCCAACGATCCAGACGTTGTACAAACTGCCGTTCAGACCGACTTTCAGCGTTTAGCCGATAAAGTTGAGCCAGTGTCAGGACAGCAATCTGGTTTAATCCCGAACTCCATCGACATCAACGACTATGACACCCTGTTCCTCTGGTGTTTCCGATTTCCCTTCATCTTGGGTGTTGGTCCAATCGAACGACTCTAAGGAAATCAAATGCAACTCAAGCACGACACCGACACATTTATCATTGCAGCCAATGAGTTGGCCATCCGGTTCATTCAATCAATCGCCACTTGTTTGCATCAGTCCAGCGATGTGGACTTTGACGTAACAAGCACGGATGCCGCGAGTTCCGACCTTCTATTTGAGATCTGCTTCAAGGGAGCGATAGAATTCGAGGAGCAATCAGGAATTGAAGCCGACGGAGCTAAATATACACCGAGGGTGGCCTTCTACACCTCGCGCTTCGGTGATGAGGAGATAATTCTGATAGGGGCGGGATCGGTCCACGGAATGATCAATGACCCTCAACTTGCGGAAGGAGTAGAACGCGCTGGCCGGTGGATCATTGAGCGTCATATGGATGATACGGGTTTACCCAATAAATCATAACCGGTTTGCGCAGTATTGCCACCATTTATGCGCTTTGTAGCAGATAGGAGGGACAAGCGTGTGCCAACTGTTCGTTGCGTCTTGCATAAGTCTCCGAACTTCAGAACTGCTAGAGATGAACATTACCCAGCTTCTCAAGCCGTTTAGATCCAATCGAAGAACATGGCTAGGCGCGGACCTCGCGCAATCACCGCCGCAGGCCTGTCTTTGCGCGGGCCGGGGTGGTGCGGTCGCTGTCATGCGCGTATCGTATGCAAAATGAACCGGTTCCCATTGAGATCGGTTTCGAGGAGAAAGATATATGATCCTGAACGCAGCCACAGCGGCCGCGCGCATGGCTTCTGCGCCCATGATGGATTGGACAGACCGCCATTGCCGTTATCTGCACCGGCTGATGTCGCGGCGGGTATTGCTCTACACCGAAATGGTGACGGCTCCGGCCATCCTGCATGGGGACCGGGACCGGTTATTGGCGTTCGATCCGGCGGAACATCCGGTGGCGTTGCAACTGGGCGGGTCCGATCCCCATGAGCTGGCCCGGGCGACCCGGATCGCGGCGGATTACGGCTATGATGAGATCAATCTCAATATCGGCTGCCCGTCGGACCGGGTGCAGTCGGGCTGTTTCGGCGCGGTGCTGATGGAGCAGCCCGATCTGGTTGCCGACTGTGCCGCCGCGATGATCGCGGCCAGCCCGGTGGAGGTGACCGTGAAATGCCGGATCGGGGTGGATGAGCAGGAGCCGCGGGAGGTTTTGCCCCGGTTCCTTGAAACCGTGTCCGGGGCCGGTATCGACCGCTTTGCGATCCACGCGCGCAAGGCCTGGCTGCAGGGGTTGAGCCCGAAACAGAACCGGGATGTGCCGCCGCTGGATTATCCGCTGGTCCATGAGATGAAACAGGTCTTCGCGCATCTGCATCTGTCGCTCAATGGTGGCGTGACCTCGCTGGACGAGGTGCAGAACCATCTGGCCGCGGGCATGGATGGGGTGATGGTGGGAAGGGCGGCCTATCATGATCCGGCTGCGATCCTGCTGGCGGCGGATCAGGTGATTTTCGGTGAGCCTCCCTCCGGGCGCTGCGCGGAACAGGTGGTGCATCTGATGCTGCCCTATATCGAGCGGCATCTGGCCAGCGGCGGCAAGCTGGGTCAGGTGACGCGGCACATGCTGGGGCTGTTTGCCGGCCGCCCCGGCGCACGGGGCTGGAGGCAGGTGATTTCCGAGGCTGCACACAGGCCCGGGGCGGGGCCGGAGGTGGTTGAGGCCGCCTTGTCCGAGGTCATGGCCCACGCAGCCTGAGACCCGCCGGATATGATGCTTGGCAAGCCGTGCGCGCCCTTGTATCCGGGCAGGGTCAGGCAAGGGAAGACACAGGTATGCCCGAGATAAGCGATCTGATGGCGATGCTGGCGCTGATCCTGGCGATCGGCGCCTTTGCCGGTGTCGTGGCGGGGCTTCTGGGGGTGGGCGGCGGCATCATTCTGGTGCCGGCCTTCTTCTTTGCGTTTTCCTATCTGGGGTATGACACACCGGATCTGATGCAGATCTGCCTGGCAACCTCGCTGGCGACGATCATCGTGACCTCGGTGCGGTCACTTCTGTCACATCACAAAAAAGGCGCGGTCGATTGGGATATCCTGCGCTCATGGGGGCCGGGGATCGCCATCGGCGCTGCCTTGGGCGTGATCGCGGCCACCGGGCTGCGCAGCGAGGTCCTGATGGGGATTTTCGGGGTGCTGGGTGTGATTGTCGGGCTTTATTTCGGGTTTGGCCGCCCCGAATGGCGCCTGGGTGACGGGATGCCGAAAGGCATGGCCCGGGCCGCAACCGCGCCCGTGCTTGGCTTTCTGTCGGTGCTGATGGGCATCGGCGGCGGCAGTTTCGGTGTGCCGCTGATGAGCCTTTACGGCACCCCGATCCACCGCGCCGTGGCCACCGCTGCGGGGTTCGGGGTGATCATCGCCGCGCCATCGGTTCTGGGCTTTCTCTTCATCGGCGGAAATCCCGCCGGCGCGCCGCCTTTCAGCATCGGTTCGGTCAATCTGGTGGCTTTTGCCGTGGTTGTGGCGATGACACTGATCACCGCGCCCTGGGGGGTGAAACTGGCCCATGCGATGGACCCGAAACCGCTGAAACGGGTCTTTGCGGTGTTCATCATGGTGATGGCCCTGAACATGCTGCGGAAAGCCCTGGGCTATTGAACCGCGCCCGCTGAACCGCGCCGCCTTTCTCTATCTCAAAAATACTTCGGGGGGCTGCCGCAGGCAGCGGGGCAGAGCCCCATTGACCGGCACGGCTGCCGCTTACTTCGTCAGCCGGGCCGCGCGTCCGCCCCGGCGCTTTTTCAGGATCGGCGCGCGTGTGGGCAATTCTGCCATGATCCCCGCGCGGGCCTCATCGCTCATCTTCGACCACTGGGCGAT from Rhodophyticola sp. CCM32 includes these protein-coding regions:
- a CDS encoding S8 family serine peptidase, coding for MSDQNNAAARAAAVAEGTEGRNQRPEFDARWFLKDLKVVSSLETFASEAWDTAEAKVQNDVRRPVVVVMDTPLDATHPNLLNSIDKARMRDFSVLNEGVFPVPAYLLSDSDFNERVKLIKEPTDQTTGKLTEAQIKGLDRTSWAKVNTKASASILSDLLDPTPDTASLSRTEPTDAAKRRNFAKYVPGAHGTAVAGLIAATPSDATVEKPASLGASVQGPVENTVHLAYAGINPFAKIVPVSLTAAPYPDMVLGALRYVEALKPDVVVIAAAWADAVDLGPLTSPNDGTWPLEQNENDISFSEADLTPEVHTDHDCWKEVTGLLSEISRTSVVLCAAGNVDSRTLVYPAILCERNDNEIWAVTACDETSESLSYAPPIVEGRRMIKTLSTQLPRSDREKTVHDNFAYLLPELRKESSDYKPINPRDVITLDPLGRQGYNPTETPSLSGDDSDNLLEIGSLFARFSGTSAATAVAGGLVSLAMMTEELALTGKELDPDVLFDLDQARLFSHGKGLS
- a CDS encoding phosphatase PAP2 family protein; protein product: MGENSVSRELRKARLVVRNDLISSEPNEQNDPLGFLRFRSDEKAVMSEEVISRTLSEFQSLNTKPGGQPRDFRDVVSGIEPPQLWDTFTRALTSTASSYDFGGRSASISLGGRLHKGVSLHKGLHKGLHKGLHKSLHKGLHKNAGVSSNSTSAFGSALLEWPQILPPWVELGRLYDLREEFRWDKFDVDGFLEKPRSPEDQFLETLDVLKKQEVLRRGESAWRRSRIEVEATNDISAYMTPLGTDVSAPNSETAVLFQMILWLGNVIGLYYKERFEAQRPHVINPNIEPYLPVPAFYSYPSNHAFQSYLIAEVFARAVPEHSGLLALYRAAGQVGLNREYAGLHIRSDTKAGQRLARLCAPVMEKILEEQILRVRREWY
- a CDS encoding bromoperoxidase; translation: MKFNDPNRDPRSVRNAATELSTEAPLGDHLSNDDEQKPYLFSFTKGLGHGLNGLLSSPQEFEQFTAGTQTHEPTAFADTVPYRGDFPGADLSSLPVKQDHFRRWESPTAGHAYVMEGPDPYAVTMPPAPEVGSAEFGAEMAEVYQMALSRDWAVASFMDESLIQGLKDSQGNDVSDACRKRISKDNEKVADAAKRLSEMRWFMGTADDNQSTLHKQRRRHGKPQSADNIFRGAGEDSWSTPFLSQFMVMGSGGASRDLERRLKGKIQYGAQRIPQEVRVAKPGKDYMTGWQDWLNVQNGLNARATLPGAGDDAEFVDDAYRPMARLRDLATYVHDDALYQAYLNAALIMLDERFDLDLGIPYHGNAKRKFPFPGAMPGDNNRTPFALFGPPHLLTLVTEVSSRALKAVRLQKFSVHRRLRPEAAGALFHTVYSGYEPHWDDPNSQPYGANGDMDEERAREMLAQTVAAYTFPQDATVQGSEPVLEDILTDIRKHNEEQNGSALKNSWLLPMAFPEGSPMHPAYGAGHATVAGACVTLLKAFFAMKKKDGTPVYVVELGEAALVPDCGTKPEDPTIDLLAVQIDNGLTLEGELNKLMWNISNGRNVAGVHYYTDYIESALLGEAITIGILREQMLAYHPDEQVEMTVPLIVPRTLPASLLSGQTLLTEADIVSAVKINSDGSLSAA
- a CDS encoding DM13 domain-containing protein, yielding MLIGRGTFSPGVGHEMRGTFTLTQQSKGILMVTSTDFFFDGSPAPGWALSLGVPEDANDPDVVQTAVQTDFQRLADKVEPVSGQQSGLIPNSIDINDYDTLFLWCFRFPFILGVGPIERL
- the dusA gene encoding tRNA dihydrouridine(20/20a) synthase DusA; translated protein: MILNAATAAARMASAPMMDWTDRHCRYLHRLMSRRVLLYTEMVTAPAILHGDRDRLLAFDPAEHPVALQLGGSDPHELARATRIAADYGYDEINLNIGCPSDRVQSGCFGAVLMEQPDLVADCAAAMIAASPVEVTVKCRIGVDEQEPREVLPRFLETVSGAGIDRFAIHARKAWLQGLSPKQNRDVPPLDYPLVHEMKQVFAHLHLSLNGGVTSLDEVQNHLAAGMDGVMVGRAAYHDPAAILLAADQVIFGEPPSGRCAEQVVHLMLPYIERHLASGGKLGQVTRHMLGLFAGRPGARGWRQVISEAAHRPGAGPEVVEAALSEVMAHAA
- a CDS encoding sulfite exporter TauE/SafE family protein gives rise to the protein MPEISDLMAMLALILAIGAFAGVVAGLLGVGGGIILVPAFFFAFSYLGYDTPDLMQICLATSLATIIVTSVRSLLSHHKKGAVDWDILRSWGPGIAIGAALGVIAATGLRSEVLMGIFGVLGVIVGLYFGFGRPEWRLGDGMPKGMARAATAPVLGFLSVLMGIGGGSFGVPLMSLYGTPIHRAVATAAGFGVIIAAPSVLGFLFIGGNPAGAPPFSIGSVNLVAFAVVVAMTLITAPWGVKLAHAMDPKPLKRVFAVFIMVMALNMLRKALGY
- a CDS encoding DUF1289 domain-containing protein; amino-acid sequence: MSDEIWKRDEIESPCVNICVIHPETRLCTGCNRSIDEIAQWSKMSDEARAGIMAELPTRAPILKKRRGGRAARLTK